ATCGGAAGTTCTGAAAGGCTTATCAGGACGAGGAGAACGATAAGGAGGTTTATTTTCTCGATCCATGGAGTTGGAGCGTTTTTCCCTTCCGGCAGAAACGTCACGACGGTCGATTCTCCGTCCTACGCCTTGTTCTCCTTCGGCTCGACGACTTTTTCTTTCGGCAAATGAATCGCGTCGTCCCTCAAAGAGTTCATAACCTCGCAACTCACATTCCAAAGCTCCATTCATCAACTTTTCTCGATGGGACTGACGAAGGCCGATATGATTGAAATGCTCCGGCTTGAAAGCCAGAATCCATGCAGAGCAACCTGCATAATTATGCTTGAGTCGCTCTCCGATCATGGTATACAACTGCTGCATGTCCTCCACTTTGATACGTTCTCCATAGGGAGGATTCATCACCAGCATGGCCTTGGATTCAGGCTTCGGACGCTGCTGCATGGGAAGGACACTCAGAGAGATATACCTGCCAAGACCGGCTCGCTCCACGTTACTTCTGGCCGCAGCCACGGCCTGTGGCAAAATATCGGAACCGTAGATGATATGATCGAATACCCGTTCCGCGCTGTCATCATGGAACAACTCATCATATAGATCGGGATCGAAATCCGCCCACCGCTGGAAAGCAAAGCCTCGCCTATAGATACCGGGAGCAATATTGCATGCAATCAGGGCAGCTTCGATCAGGAACGTTCCGGATCCACACATAGGATCGATCAAATCCGTATTACCGTCCCAACCGGCTTTGAGCAAGATACCGGCAGCCAACACCTCATTTAGAGGAGCAGTCGTTTCGGCCACACGATAGCCTCGCTTGTGCAGACTCTCGCCCGAACTATCGAGCGACAGGGTTACTTCCTCGTGCGACACATGTATGTTCAGTAGAATATCGGGATTGGAGAGCCGGACAGAGGGACGTTTGCCCTCACGATCACGGAAGAAATCCACCAAAGCATCTTTGGTACGATAACTTATATACTGACTGTTCTTGAACGAATCGGAATAAACGACGGAATCAATGGAGAAAGTTTGATCCGATGAGATAACGGTCGTCCAATCGAAAAGTCTGAGCCTTTCATAAATTTCATCTGTCGTCTTCGCATGGAAAGTTATTACAGGTTTCAATATGCGCAGTGCTGTACGCAACCGGAGATTAGCAAGATAGAGCATCCTCTTATCTCCTCGAAAACTGACCATACGCCGACCGACGGTTACCTCCTCAGCTTCCAAGGCTGTTAGTTCGGTAGCCAAGACATCCTCCAACCCATAAAGGGTCTTAGCTACCATAGCAAATTGGAGATCGTTATTCATAATAGTCCATGATTATGGAACAAAGATAATGAAATACGGCCGCAGTTTATGGCTTTTTGAGACCTGTACGGAAGTGTGCAGATTCCAGCTATCAGGGCAATCGCATTTCAGCCACTAACGTACATCTAAAGCTCATGATGCTACGCTCGGTTATCAAAACAAGTACGAATTCATATATCAGAGATTCAAATCATAGAGGAAAGAGACTAAAAATTTTCAAACGCGATCGCCCTGACAGGCTGCCCCCGGGGCCGACGCATTAAATTGGTTTTGCGGCTTCATTCGAGCAAATTTCTCCTCATTGGTATTATTGGTTGCTACTGTGTGCCGATGGTGGCCGGATGGATTATTGGAGCCGGAGGTGGTATCGGCTCGTATGGACGCAATGTGAATCAGACGGCACAGCGTGGCACACAAGGTGCATACACGGGGAGCAAGGCGATGATTGGAGGTGCACAAGTGCTGTTGCCGGTCATGTCGTTTGATGTCTCAAAGAGGCACTCATTAAAGGGGAGTAAATTTCCACCAGTGGAAATCCGGCGTGTACCAAATGGTCACCTGACACACAATAAAATGAATGAACAAAAGTGCCTGCTTATTGTGCAAAGGTCTCGATGCTTACCGACGAAATTTGGGCAGAAGGGATTCGGCCACTCGGCGTGTGTTGCTGTCCGTCTCGATGAAAGTGGGCAAAGATACTTCTCGGAACAATTCGTGCTTTTCCATCACTTCATACAACAGACGGCTCATATCCGTAAAAGAAATTTCATCGCGCAAGAAAGCAGTCACGGCAATCTCATTGGCAGCGTTGAGTGCACAAGGTGCATTGCCACCCAAACGAATCGCATCAAAAGCGTAAGAGAGATTGGGGAATCGTTCGAGATCAGGGCGTTCGAAGGTCAGGGGGGTAGCCGTGAAATCCACCCGAGGATAATCGTTCGGGATGCGGTGGGTAATGCCAAGGGCATAACTGATAGGCAAACGCATATCGGGAATACCAAGTTGAGCCTTGACCGAACCAT
This genomic stretch from Porphyromonas gingivalis ATCC 33277 harbors:
- a CDS encoding THUMP domain-containing class I SAM-dependent RNA methyltransferase encodes the protein MNNDLQFAMVAKTLYGLEDVLATELTALEAEEVTVGRRMVSFRGDKRMLYLANLRLRTALRILKPVITFHAKTTDEIYERLRLFDWTTVISSDQTFSIDSVVYSDSFKNSQYISYRTKDALVDFFRDREGKRPSVRLSNPDILLNIHVSHEEVTLSLDSSGESLHKRGYRVAETTAPLNEVLAAGILLKAGWDGNTDLIDPMCGSGTFLIEAALIACNIAPGIYRRGFAFQRWADFDPDLYDELFHDDSAERVFDHIIYGSDILPQAVAAARSNVERAGLGRYISLSVLPMQQRPKPESKAMLVMNPPYGERIKVEDMQQLYTMIGERLKHNYAGCSAWILAFKPEHFNHIGLRQSHREKLMNGALECELRGYELFEGRRDSFAERKSRRAEGEQGVGRRIDRRDVSAGREKRSNSMDRENKPPYRSPRPDKPFRTSDNRKKEHNDEQQRETRWPNDRFRSSDESERGPRKSSSKRIQVIRNDE